One window of Candidatus Mycobacterium wuenschmannii genomic DNA carries:
- a CDS encoding sterol carrier family protein, giving the protein MPPRQQADPAQTRAAVHAVEGWLRDDTLPAPGRVDLGAAVRLTARTLAAEAPGASVEVRIPPFVAVQCITGPRHTRGTPPNVVETDPRTWLLLATGLLRLSDAASTGALRLSGSRAGEVETWLPVVRLSDSDHI; this is encoded by the coding sequence ATGCCGCCCCGTCAGCAGGCCGATCCGGCCCAGACCCGCGCCGCCGTCCACGCCGTCGAAGGCTGGCTGCGCGACGACACCCTTCCGGCACCGGGGCGAGTCGACCTCGGGGCCGCGGTCCGGCTCACCGCGCGCACCCTGGCCGCCGAAGCCCCGGGCGCCAGCGTCGAGGTCCGGATCCCGCCGTTCGTTGCGGTGCAATGCATTACGGGGCCGCGACATACCCGCGGCACCCCGCCCAACGTCGTCGAGACCGATCCCCGGACCTGGCTGCTGCTCGCCACCGGTCTGCTGCGGCTGTCCGACGCGGCGAGCACCGGGGCGCTGCGCCTCTCGGGATCGCGCGCGGGGGAGGTCGAAACCTGGCTGCCGGTGGTGCGGCTGAGCGATTCCGATCACATATGA
- a CDS encoding alpha/beta hydrolase — translation MSDEPGGRHPLLAWAWSLLRLKFVGVAFGALFFCLSMTPSLVPRDWLFEGLIGGVNAAFGYGLGVLIAYAVYRVVLRGARWWPPSPRLLWWLKAAVVVLAPTACVLMLIPAAAWQRQLAAVMGIEGPTNPGYLRTLAVAVVVAALLVSVFRVLIDVVKSLARILIRRWHLHDEVALFIGTAVVVVLLAMLFDGVLVRGFFAGANAVFQPQDSATPAGVSQPRLSEKSGSPTSLAAWDTLGFQGREFVGTGPHAAELTTINGSPAKEPIRVYAGLHTAPDDPGRLDVLVHELERTGAFTRKVLVIAPTTGTGWIDPVAASSIETMYNGDTAIVGLQYSYLPSWISFLADKQKSRDSGRMLINGVHQRWAQLPADHRPKLMLYGESLGSMAGQAAFDWLPDIRRMGFDAVLWVGPPHESTLWHALIARRDPGSTEVQPRYDNGRTVRFSEANDPADVARVNGPPWDGTRVLFLQHPSDPVVWWSPDLLFGRPDWLTEPRGSDRSPAMQWSPVVTFWQVSADLTNAEGVPGGHGHNYSNDILDGWAAVAPPDGWTAADTERVRAALKL, via the coding sequence ATGAGCGACGAACCCGGCGGACGCCACCCGTTGTTGGCGTGGGCGTGGAGCCTGCTCCGGCTGAAGTTCGTCGGGGTGGCATTCGGGGCGTTGTTCTTCTGTCTTTCCATGACACCGTCGCTGGTGCCACGAGACTGGTTGTTCGAGGGGCTGATTGGCGGGGTGAACGCCGCATTCGGCTACGGCCTCGGGGTGTTGATCGCCTACGCCGTGTACCGCGTTGTGCTGCGCGGGGCTCGCTGGTGGCCACCGTCGCCGCGGCTGCTGTGGTGGCTGAAGGCAGCGGTCGTGGTGCTCGCACCGACGGCCTGCGTGCTGATGCTGATCCCGGCCGCGGCCTGGCAGCGGCAACTGGCGGCGGTGATGGGCATCGAAGGCCCGACCAACCCGGGCTACCTGCGCACGCTCGCCGTCGCGGTTGTTGTCGCCGCGCTGTTGGTGTCGGTGTTCCGGGTGCTGATCGACGTCGTGAAATCGTTGGCGCGCATCTTGATTCGGCGCTGGCACCTGCACGACGAGGTGGCGCTGTTCATCGGCACGGCGGTCGTGGTGGTGCTGCTCGCGATGCTGTTCGACGGCGTGTTGGTGCGCGGGTTCTTCGCCGGCGCCAACGCCGTCTTCCAACCGCAGGACAGTGCAACCCCGGCCGGCGTTTCGCAGCCGCGGCTATCGGAAAAGTCCGGCAGCCCAACGTCATTGGCGGCGTGGGACACGCTGGGGTTCCAGGGACGCGAGTTCGTCGGCACCGGGCCGCATGCCGCGGAACTGACCACGATCAACGGCTCACCCGCCAAGGAACCGATCCGGGTGTACGCCGGGCTGCACACCGCCCCCGACGACCCGGGCCGCCTCGACGTCCTCGTTCACGAACTCGAGCGAACCGGCGCGTTTACCCGCAAGGTGCTGGTGATCGCCCCGACCACCGGCACCGGCTGGATCGATCCGGTGGCGGCGAGTTCGATCGAGACGATGTACAACGGCGACACCGCGATCGTCGGCCTGCAGTATTCCTATCTGCCCAGCTGGATTTCGTTCCTGGCGGACAAGCAGAAGTCGAGGGACTCCGGGCGAATGCTGATCAACGGCGTCCACCAGCGGTGGGCGCAACTGCCGGCCGACCACCGGCCGAAGCTGATGCTCTACGGCGAGAGCCTGGGCTCGATGGCCGGCCAGGCCGCGTTCGACTGGCTGCCCGACATCCGGCGGATGGGCTTCGATGCGGTGCTCTGGGTCGGCCCGCCGCACGAGAGCACGCTCTGGCACGCGCTGATCGCCCGCCGCGACCCCGGCAGCACCGAGGTGCAGCCGCGCTACGACAACGGGCGGACCGTGCGGTTCTCCGAAGCCAACGACCCGGCCGACGTCGCCCGGGTCAACGGTCCGCCGTGGGATGGCACGCGGGTGCTGTTCCTGCAGCATCCGTCCGACCCGGTCGTCTGGTGGTCGCCCGACCTGTTGTTCGGCAGGCCTGACTGGCTCACCGAACCGCGCGGCAGCGACCGCAGCCCGGCCATGCAGTGGAGCCCGGTCGTCACGTTCTGGCAGGTCAGCGCCGACCTGACGAACGCCGAAGGGGTTCCCGGCGGGCACGGCCACAACTACAGCAACGACATCCTGGACGGCTGGGCCGCCGTCGCCCCGCCGGACGGCTGGACCGCGGCCGACACCGAGCGCGTCCGCGCCGCGCTGAAGCTGTAG
- the purL gene encoding phosphoribosylformylglycinamidine synthase subunit PurL, which translates to MTSGLTHATDTVERAAATPDQPQPFRELGLEDDEYQRIRDILGRRPTDAELAMYSVMWSEHCSYKSSKVHLRYFGETTTDEMRAGMLAGIGENAGVVDIGDGWAVTFKVESHNHPSYVEPYQGAATGVGGIVRDIMAMGARPVAVMDQLRFGAADAPDTRRVLDGVVRGIGGYGNSLGLPNIGGETVFDACYAGNPLVNALCVGVLRKEDLHLAFASGAGNKIILFGARTGLDGIGGVSVLASETFGGDESGSGRKKLPSVQVGDPFTEKVLIECCLELYSAGLVIGIQDLGGAGLSCATSELASAGDGGMAIELETVPLRAKDMTPAEILSSESQERMCAVVAPENVDAFMAVCRKWEVLATTIGEVTDGDRLQITWHGETVVDVPPRTVAHEGPVYERPVARPDSQDALIADTSAGLKRPVSGAEMRATLLALLGSPHLCSRAFITEQYDRYVRGNTVLAEHADGGVLRIDEATGRGIALSTDASGRYTLLDPYVGAQLALAEAYRNVAVTGATPVAVTNCLNFGSPEDPGVMWQFSQAVRGLADGCAALGIPITGGNVSFYNQTGTTAIMPTPVVGVLGVIDDVTRRIPTAMGTEPGETLILLGDTRDEFDGSIWAQVTADHLGGRPPAVDLARERLLADVLSAASRDGLVSAAHDLSEGGLAQAVVESAMAGETGCCIVLPEGADPFVTLFSESSGRVLVAVPRTEESRFTAMCEARGLPAARVGVVDQGSDSVEVQGLFTVSLAELRSTSEGVLAALLR; encoded by the coding sequence GTGACGTCTGGGCTCACTCACGCGACCGACACCGTCGAGCGGGCCGCGGCCACCCCTGACCAGCCGCAACCATTCCGCGAGCTCGGTCTCGAGGACGACGAATACCAGCGCATCCGCGACATCCTGGGCCGTCGGCCCACCGATGCCGAGTTGGCGATGTACTCGGTGATGTGGAGCGAGCACTGCTCCTACAAGTCGTCCAAGGTGCACCTGCGGTACTTCGGCGAGACCACCACCGACGAGATGCGGGCCGGCATGCTGGCCGGCATCGGCGAGAACGCCGGCGTCGTCGACATCGGCGACGGCTGGGCCGTCACCTTCAAAGTCGAGTCGCACAACCACCCGTCCTACGTCGAGCCGTACCAGGGCGCGGCGACCGGCGTAGGAGGCATCGTCCGCGACATCATGGCGATGGGCGCCCGCCCGGTCGCGGTGATGGACCAGCTGCGCTTCGGGGCTGCCGACGCGCCTGACACCCGCCGCGTGCTCGACGGCGTGGTGCGCGGCATCGGTGGCTACGGCAACTCGCTCGGCCTGCCGAACATCGGCGGCGAGACCGTTTTCGACGCTTGCTACGCCGGCAACCCGTTGGTCAACGCGCTCTGCGTCGGCGTGCTGCGCAAGGAAGACCTGCACCTTGCGTTCGCCTCGGGGGCGGGCAACAAGATCATCCTGTTCGGCGCGCGGACCGGGCTCGACGGCATCGGCGGTGTGTCGGTGCTGGCGTCGGAGACCTTCGGCGGCGACGAATCGGGTTCCGGCCGAAAAAAGTTGCCCTCGGTGCAGGTCGGTGACCCGTTCACCGAGAAGGTGCTCATCGAGTGCTGCCTCGAGCTGTATTCGGCTGGGTTGGTGATCGGCATCCAGGACCTTGGTGGAGCCGGGTTGTCCTGTGCCACATCCGAACTCGCCTCCGCGGGCGACGGCGGCATGGCCATCGAACTGGAGACCGTGCCGCTGCGGGCCAAGGACATGACGCCCGCCGAGATCCTCTCCAGCGAGTCGCAGGAGCGGATGTGCGCGGTGGTCGCGCCGGAGAACGTGGATGCGTTCATGGCGGTCTGCCGCAAGTGGGAGGTGCTGGCCACCACCATCGGCGAAGTCACCGACGGCGATCGCCTGCAGATCACCTGGCACGGCGAGACGGTGGTCGACGTGCCGCCCCGCACCGTTGCCCACGAGGGCCCGGTCTACGAGCGTCCGGTCGCCCGCCCCGACTCGCAGGACGCGCTGATCGCCGACACGTCGGCCGGCCTGAAGCGGCCCGTCTCCGGTGCGGAAATGCGCGCGACTTTGCTTGCGCTGCTGGGCAGTCCGCATCTGTGCAGTCGCGCGTTCATCACCGAGCAGTACGACCGCTACGTGCGCGGCAACACGGTGCTCGCCGAGCATGCCGACGGCGGGGTGTTGCGCATCGACGAGGCGACCGGCCGCGGTATCGCGCTGTCGACCGACGCGTCCGGCCGCTACACGCTGCTCGACCCCTACGTCGGCGCGCAGTTGGCGTTGGCCGAGGCCTACCGCAACGTCGCGGTCACCGGTGCCACGCCGGTCGCGGTGACCAACTGTCTGAACTTCGGCTCGCCGGAAGACCCGGGTGTCATGTGGCAGTTCTCGCAGGCGGTCCGCGGCCTGGCGGATGGCTGTGCGGCACTGGGTATTCCGATCACCGGCGGTAATGTCAGCTTCTACAACCAGACCGGGACGACGGCGATCATGCCGACCCCCGTCGTCGGTGTTCTCGGCGTGATCGACGACGTCACCCGTCGCATCCCGACAGCGATGGGCACCGAACCCGGCGAGACGCTCATCCTGCTCGGAGACACCCGCGACGAGTTCGACGGGTCGATCTGGGCGCAGGTCACCGCCGACCACCTCGGGGGGCGGCCACCCGCGGTCGACCTGGCCCGCGAGCGACTGCTGGCCGACGTGTTGAGCGCGGCCTCCCGCGACGGTCTGGTGTCCGCGGCCCACGACCTGTCCGAGGGTGGGCTGGCCCAGGCGGTCGTCGAATCGGCGATGGCCGGTGAAACCGGTTGTTGCATCGTGCTTCCCGAGGGCGCCGACCCCTTCGTCACGCTGTTCTCCGAATCCTCCGGCCGCGTGCTGGTGGCGGTCCCGCGCACCGAGGAGAGCCGCTTCACGGCGATGTGTGAGGCGCGCGGCCTGCCCGCCGCCCGGGTCGGCGTCGTCGACCAGGGCTCGGATTCCGTTGAGGTGCAAGGCTTGTTCACCGTGTCATTGGCCGAGTTGCGCAGCACGTCCGAAGGGGTGCTGGCCGCTCTACTGCGATGA
- a CDS encoding VOC family protein: MALNVEMITFDCADPARLAQWWAEQFDGTTQELIPGEFIAVARPDGPKLGFQKVDDPTPGKNRVHLDFGAADVDAEVDRLKSAGATEVDRHSIGDNFRWVVLNDPAGNAFCIAGAG; encoded by the coding sequence ATGGCACTCAACGTGGAGATGATCACCTTCGACTGCGCGGATCCCGCGCGCCTCGCGCAGTGGTGGGCCGAGCAGTTCGACGGCACGACGCAGGAACTGATACCGGGTGAGTTCATCGCGGTCGCCCGGCCGGACGGGCCGAAGCTGGGCTTTCAGAAGGTCGACGACCCGACACCGGGCAAGAATCGGGTGCACCTCGACTTCGGTGCCGCCGACGTCGACGCCGAAGTGGACCGGTTGAAGTCCGCCGGCGCGACGGAGGTGGACCGGCACAGCATCGGCGACAACTTCCGCTGGGTGGTGCTGAACGACCCGGCCGGCAACGCCTTCTGCATCGCGGGCGCGGGCTAG
- a CDS encoding nuclear transport factor 2 family protein, whose protein sequence is MTDTQTAAPTARFSAEVFAAFWAAPSMSHGMEILAEDIVGYWPGDIEPVRGYAAYTQKIADILAVAPDLKLQLVDSATAPGPADGEELFFLHYVGHATGPNGPIEIRGLDRVRTRDGVVVENVIRYEPVFV, encoded by the coding sequence ATGACCGACACTCAAACCGCCGCTCCCACAGCACGATTCAGCGCCGAGGTGTTCGCGGCGTTCTGGGCCGCGCCCAGCATGTCGCACGGGATGGAGATCCTGGCCGAGGACATCGTCGGCTACTGGCCCGGCGACATCGAGCCGGTGCGGGGATACGCCGCGTACACGCAGAAGATCGCCGACATCCTGGCCGTCGCGCCGGATCTGAAGCTCCAACTCGTCGACAGCGCAACCGCTCCCGGCCCGGCCGACGGTGAGGAACTGTTCTTCCTGCACTACGTCGGGCACGCTACCGGGCCGAACGGGCCTATCGAGATCAGAGGCCTGGACCGGGTCCGGACCCGCGACGGCGTCGTCGTGGAGAACGTGATCCGCTACGAGCCGGTCTTCGTCTAG
- a CDS encoding M18 family aminopeptidase yields the protein MAATAQGLCAFIDASPSPFHVCDTVAARLRAAGFAELAEGDEWPASGQFFTVRAGSLVAWDSTVAGGRPFRVIGGHTDSPNLRVKQHPDREVAGWQVVALQPYGGAWLNSWLDRDLGISGRLSVRDRGGIIDRLVRIDDPILRVPQLAIHLAEDRKALTLDPQRHVNAVWAAGFGTRSFLGYVSERAGVDPGDVLGADLMTHDLTPSRVTGAENDFVSAPRLDNQASCYAGLEALLDAESTEYLPVLALFDHEEVGSTSDHGADSELLLTTLERIVLAAGGGREDFLRRASGSMVASADMAHATHPNYPERHEPGHLIAINGGPVLKVHPNLRYATNGRTAAAFALACRQAGVPLQRYEHRADLPCGSTIGPMTAARTGIATVDVGAPQLAMHSARELMGANDVPAYAAALRAFLSPG from the coding sequence ATGGCGGCCACCGCACAAGGGCTCTGCGCATTCATCGACGCGTCCCCGTCGCCGTTTCACGTCTGCGACACCGTCGCGGCCCGGTTGCGTGCGGCGGGGTTCGCCGAACTCGCCGAGGGCGATGAGTGGCCGGCGTCGGGCCAATTCTTCACCGTGCGGGCCGGGTCGTTGGTGGCTTGGGACAGCACGGTCGCCGGGGGCAGGCCGTTCCGCGTGATCGGCGGTCACACCGACAGCCCGAACCTGCGGGTCAAACAGCATCCGGATCGCGAGGTCGCGGGCTGGCAGGTGGTGGCGCTGCAGCCCTACGGCGGCGCCTGGCTGAACTCCTGGCTCGACCGCGACCTCGGCATCAGCGGCCGCCTGTCGGTCCGCGACCGCGGCGGCATCATCGACCGTCTGGTCCGCATCGACGACCCGATCCTGCGAGTGCCGCAACTGGCGATCCACCTGGCCGAGGACCGCAAGGCGCTCACCCTGGACCCGCAGCGCCACGTCAACGCCGTGTGGGCGGCGGGATTCGGGACCCGGTCATTTCTCGGCTACGTCTCCGAGCGGGCCGGTGTCGACCCGGGCGATGTGCTCGGTGCCGACCTGATGACCCACGACCTGACGCCCTCGCGGGTGACCGGCGCCGAGAATGACTTCGTCAGCGCCCCGCGGCTGGACAACCAGGCCTCCTGCTATGCCGGGCTCGAGGCCCTCCTCGACGCGGAGTCGACCGAATACCTGCCGGTACTCGCCCTGTTCGACCATGAAGAGGTCGGTTCGACGTCGGACCACGGCGCCGACTCCGAACTGCTGCTGACCACGCTGGAGCGGATCGTGCTGGCCGCCGGCGGTGGTCGCGAGGACTTCCTGCGGCGGGCGTCCGGGTCAATGGTCGCGTCGGCAGATATGGCTCATGCCACGCATCCGAACTACCCCGAGCGGCACGAGCCGGGCCACCTCATCGCGATCAACGGCGGGCCGGTGCTCAAGGTGCACCCCAATCTGCGCTACGCCACCAACGGCCGGACCGCCGCGGCGTTCGCGCTGGCCTGCCGCCAAGCCGGGGTACCGCTGCAGCGCTACGAGCACCGTGCCGATCTGCCGTGTGGTTCGACGATCGGCCCGATGACCGCGGCGCGGACCGGGATTGCAACGGTCGACGTCGGCGCCCCCCAACTCGCGATGCACTCAGCGCGAGAGTTGATGGGCGCCAACGACGTTCCGGCTTATGCGGCAGCGCTGCGCGCGTTCCTGTCGCCGGGCTAG
- a CDS encoding Dyp-type peroxidase, with product MPTPQPQQVVAPLTPAAIFLVVTVDEGGEEVVHDALSGISGLVRSTGFRDPAKNLSVVASIGSHAWDRLFDGPRPAELHPFVELDGPRHKAPATPGDLLFHVRAETLDVCFELANNILRSMAGAVTVVDEVHGFRFFDNRDLLGFVDGTENPQDAPAVAATQIGSENPEFAGGSYVHVQKYLHDMAAWDSLTVNQQERVIGRTKLEDIEFGDDEKPADAHIALNVVTDDDGTQLQILRHNMPFGELGKSEFGTYFIGYSRTPRVTERMLHNMFLGDPPGNTDRILDFSTAVTGGLFFSPTVDFLDDPPPLPISAAPTPAVLKTSADGSLAIGSLKGILQ from the coding sequence GTGCCCACCCCGCAGCCGCAGCAGGTCGTTGCGCCGCTGACGCCCGCCGCGATCTTCCTGGTGGTCACCGTCGACGAGGGCGGCGAAGAGGTCGTGCACGACGCGCTGTCGGGTATATCGGGTTTGGTGCGGTCCACCGGCTTCCGTGATCCCGCCAAGAATCTTTCGGTGGTCGCCTCGATCGGCTCGCACGCCTGGGACCGGCTGTTCGATGGACCGCGCCCGGCCGAGCTGCATCCGTTCGTCGAGTTGGACGGGCCCCGGCACAAGGCTCCGGCGACACCCGGCGACCTGTTGTTCCATGTCCGGGCCGAGACGTTGGACGTGTGCTTCGAGCTGGCCAACAACATTCTTCGGTCGATGGCGGGTGCGGTGACCGTGGTCGACGAGGTGCACGGGTTCCGCTTCTTCGACAACCGCGATCTGCTGGGCTTCGTCGACGGCACCGAGAACCCCCAGGACGCGCCGGCGGTGGCGGCCACCCAAATCGGTTCTGAAAACCCCGAATTCGCCGGCGGGAGCTACGTGCACGTACAGAAGTATCTGCACGACATGGCGGCTTGGGATTCGCTCACGGTCAACCAGCAGGAGCGGGTGATCGGCCGGACCAAGTTGGAGGACATCGAGTTCGGCGACGACGAGAAGCCGGCCGACGCACACATTGCGCTCAACGTCGTTACCGACGACGACGGCACCCAGCTCCAAATCCTGCGGCACAACATGCCTTTCGGCGAACTAGGCAAGAGTGAGTTCGGGACGTATTTCATCGGCTACTCCCGCACGCCACGAGTGACCGAACGGATGCTGCACAACATGTTTCTCGGCGACCCACCCGGCAACACCGACCGGATCCTCGACTTCTCCACCGCCGTCACCGGCGGTTTGTTCTTCTCCCCCACCGTCGACTTCCTCGACGACCCGCCGCCGCTGCCGATCTCCGCGGCGCCGACGCCGGCGGTACTCAAGACATCAGCGGATGGCTCGTTGGCGATCGGCAGTTTGAAAGGAATCCTGCAATGA
- a CDS encoding family 1 encapsulin nanocompartment shell protein, with amino-acid sequence MNNLYRDLAPIAEEAWDEIEVEARRTFKRHIAGRRVVDVSDPAGPAAAAVSTGRLLDVTPPSDGVITHLRASKPLVRLRVPFSLSRSEIDDVERGSRDSDWDPVKDAAKKLAFAEDRAIFEGYPAASIEGIRTGSSNPPLKLPEDPRAIPDIITQALSELRLAGVDGPYSVLLSADVYTKVSETTEHGYPILEHINRLVNGDIIWAPAIDGAFVLTTRGGDFDLQLGTDVSIGYLSHNADTVDLYLQETLTFLNYTAEASVALSE; translated from the coding sequence ATGAACAACCTGTATCGCGATCTCGCCCCGATCGCCGAAGAAGCCTGGGACGAAATCGAAGTCGAGGCCAGGCGCACCTTCAAGCGTCACATCGCGGGCCGTCGGGTCGTCGACGTGAGCGATCCGGCCGGACCGGCGGCCGCCGCGGTCAGCACCGGGCGGCTGCTCGATGTCACGCCACCCTCCGATGGCGTGATCACCCACCTGCGGGCGAGTAAACCGCTTGTGCGACTTCGCGTTCCGTTTTCGCTGTCGCGCTCGGAGATCGACGACGTAGAACGTGGATCGCGGGACTCCGACTGGGACCCGGTGAAGGACGCCGCCAAGAAGCTTGCCTTCGCCGAGGACCGGGCGATCTTCGAGGGCTACCCGGCGGCGTCGATCGAGGGCATTCGCACCGGAAGCAGCAACCCGCCCTTGAAGCTCCCCGAGGATCCGCGCGCCATTCCGGACATCATCACCCAGGCGCTGTCCGAACTCCGACTGGCCGGCGTCGACGGGCCCTATTCGGTGCTGCTGTCCGCGGACGTCTACACCAAGGTGAGCGAGACGACCGAGCACGGGTATCCGATTCTCGAGCACATCAACCGCCTCGTGAACGGTGACATCATCTGGGCGCCCGCTATCGACGGTGCGTTCGTATTGACCACGCGCGGTGGAGATTTCGATCTGCAGCTCGGAACGGACGTGTCGATCGGCTATCTCTCACACAATGCCGACACCGTGGACCTGTACCTACAGGAGACCCTGACTTTCCTGAACTACACCGCCGAGGCCTCGGTCGCGCTGAGCGAGTAA
- a CDS encoding VOC family protein translates to MTNGGVATVWMPVDDMDRAVRFYGDILGLTVKSTGDDWSELSADGLTIGLNAREATHRDGTGGAVVTFHPDGDLFNEVVRLTEAGVEFVDDVASHPWGRIASFKDSEGNDLQLFEPPPE, encoded by the coding sequence ATGACTAACGGAGGCGTCGCCACCGTGTGGATGCCGGTGGACGACATGGACCGTGCAGTCCGGTTCTACGGCGACATCCTTGGGCTCACGGTGAAGTCGACCGGAGATGACTGGTCGGAACTAAGCGCCGACGGCCTGACGATCGGGCTGAATGCTCGCGAAGCGACCCACCGGGACGGCACCGGCGGGGCGGTCGTCACCTTCCATCCGGACGGCGACCTGTTCAACGAGGTCGTGCGGCTCACCGAGGCCGGCGTCGAGTTCGTCGACGACGTCGCCTCGCACCCGTGGGGGCGTATCGCCTCGTTCAAGGACTCGGAAGGCAATGACCTCCAGCTCTTCGAGCCACCGCCGGAGTGA
- a CDS encoding TetR/AcrR family transcriptional regulator produces the protein MAQRKASDESRLTPKGRATRDRIVQAAAELIVADGLAATSMERVRNTAAVSGSQLSHYFTDKNALIRAVIRRQSDIVLDFHRQPALNDLGSIADFERWIDLNMRYLRQIGTSGGTPTFHALAAQLAKSDDAVRATLADAYQSWIDVLRSAVQRLKKRNVLVSQANPRQIAMAIVGAHQGGGTLSFTYGAQWPHAEATRFAVNYLRLFAVEPAERRGPRTGRRRRRAAHSDGVDDAFPLTRKGLATQSRIVSAAAALMFERGAPNTSVEDVRTAAGVSGSQISHYFRDKRDLVRHVVAARRADVVAFHTQPKLGGLATLADLQAWAAACFDEVDTVYRKGGCVYGSLAGELIDSDDEVRGDLAVGYDEWLELFEAGLGAMRRRGDLHPEADPRHLAASLVASHQGGAMLTHVLGEAAPLRAAVGAALAYVESYAVAPRSARASKTRREARE, from the coding sequence ATGGCGCAGCGGAAGGCCAGCGACGAGTCGCGTCTCACCCCTAAAGGCCGGGCCACCCGGGACCGCATCGTGCAGGCCGCCGCCGAGCTCATCGTCGCTGACGGTCTCGCGGCGACAAGCATGGAGCGAGTTCGAAACACCGCCGCTGTCAGTGGTTCTCAGCTTTCCCACTACTTCACCGACAAGAACGCGCTGATCCGTGCCGTGATCAGGCGGCAGAGCGACATCGTGCTCGACTTTCATCGACAGCCGGCACTGAACGACCTGGGATCGATCGCCGACTTCGAACGCTGGATCGACCTGAACATGCGCTATCTGCGCCAGATCGGCACGTCGGGCGGCACACCGACATTCCATGCTCTGGCAGCACAGTTGGCCAAATCAGACGATGCCGTCCGCGCGACGCTGGCGGACGCGTACCAAAGCTGGATCGACGTGTTGCGGTCGGCCGTACAGCGGTTGAAGAAGCGGAATGTTCTTGTAAGCCAAGCTAATCCGCGGCAAATTGCAATGGCAATCGTCGGCGCACATCAAGGTGGAGGGACGCTCAGCTTCACCTACGGCGCGCAATGGCCGCACGCCGAAGCCACTCGATTCGCCGTCAACTACTTGCGACTCTTTGCTGTCGAGCCGGCCGAGCGTCGTGGCCCGCGGACCGGCCGGCGGCGTCGCCGAGCCGCACACAGCGATGGTGTTGATGATGCATTTCCATTGACGCGCAAAGGGTTAGCCACTCAATCACGCATCGTGTCCGCCGCCGCCGCGTTGATGTTCGAGCGCGGCGCGCCCAACACCAGTGTCGAAGATGTGCGCACCGCCGCAGGCGTGAGCGGGTCACAGATATCGCATTACTTCCGCGACAAGCGAGACCTCGTCCGGCATGTCGTCGCGGCCAGGCGCGCCGACGTGGTCGCGTTCCATACCCAGCCGAAGCTAGGTGGGTTGGCGACTCTTGCAGACCTCCAAGCATGGGCCGCGGCTTGCTTCGATGAAGTGGACACGGTCTACCGGAAAGGCGGATGCGTATACGGGTCGCTGGCCGGGGAGTTGATCGACTCCGACGACGAGGTCCGGGGTGATCTCGCCGTCGGCTATGACGAATGGCTCGAATTGTTCGAAGCCGGACTTGGCGCGATGCGGCGACGGGGAGACCTCCACCCAGAGGCAGATCCACGCCATCTGGCGGCATCGCTCGTCGCCTCGCACCAGGGCGGGGCGATGCTCACGCACGTCTTGGGTGAGGCGGCGCCGCTCCGAGCGGCCGTCGGCGCTGCGCTCGCGTACGTCGAATCGTATGCGGTCGCACCCCGGTCCGCGCGAGCGTCGAAGACTCGGCGCGAGGCACGCGAATAG